Sequence from the Natranaerobius trueperi genome:
TTAAAATCGATAAAATTCAGATTTCGTAATTAAGTGATATTATGATACAGATTAGAATATTTAGAGAACAGTCAAAAATAAGAGGATTCGAAGTTAAAGGGCACGCTGACTTTGCAGAAGAAGGATCTGATATTGTTTGTGCTGCTATATCAGCTTTGAGTCTAACAGGAGTTTTTGCTAGTGAGCGTTTATGTCAGTTAGGTAGAATTAAGGAACCAGAAAAAGGTCACTTAATTTTCAATTTGCCAACAGATATATCAAAATCCCTAGAACAAAAAGCTTTTACTATTCTAGAGACTGTTATTATCGGAATGTATGAAACTGCCAAAAATTATCCGGATTATATAAATATATATGACGAAGGGGGGGAATACACATGGAACTAAAAATGAATCTTCAACTATTTGCTCAGAAAAAAGGAGTTGGAAGTTCAAAAAACGGTAGAGATAGTGAAAGTAAACGTTTAGGGTTAAAGGCTCACGCAGGTGAGCAAGTACGAGCAGGTAATATTATCATGCGTCAGCGTGGAACTAAGATTCATCCTGGTAACAATGTTGGAATTGGTAAGGATGATACTTTATTCGCTAAAGCTGATGGTGTCGTTATGTTTGAACAAGTAGGTAAAAAGAAAAAACGAGTAAGTGTTAACCCCGAACCAGCAATGG
This genomic interval carries:
- a CDS encoding ribosomal-processing cysteine protease Prp; this translates as MIQIRIFREQSKIRGFEVKGHADFAEEGSDIVCAAISALSLTGVFASERLCQLGRIKEPEKGHLIFNLPTDISKSLEQKAFTILETVIIGMYETAKNYPDYINIYDEGGEYTWN
- the rpmA gene encoding 50S ribosomal protein L27, whose amino-acid sequence is MELKMNLQLFAQKKGVGSSKNGRDSESKRLGLKAHAGEQVRAGNIIMRQRGTKIHPGNNVGIGKDDTLFAKADGVVMFEQVGKKKKRVSVNPEPAMAE